A stretch of Imperialibacter roseus DNA encodes these proteins:
- a CDS encoding DUF1684 domain-containing protein, translating to MKVSTIIIRLSFLSLITSFLLTSCDHKMSEEEVAAYKVAHQKWQQERIEKLKAPNGYVNLAGLYILNKGLSTFGSDSSNKIVFPEKAPAFLGKLRVTNTKSVLYEAPSEPVVMMKEEGKDSIWEAPALQLVYDDSMHMSLQMSHEALTWFVIKRGDELAVRLRDFENPKLDSLQSIDSYPVDVNWVITAEFEPYDPPKVLKIQNILGITYDQPSPGRLVFEKDGEEYALDVTEEGDEFFVTYADETTGEETYGGGRYMYTTKPNSSGEVVMDFNKGYNPPCVYTPFATCPLPPPQNKLKVAILAGEKFASHY from the coding sequence ATGAAAGTCTCAACGATAATTATCCGTCTTTCTTTTTTATCGCTTATCACGTCATTTCTTTTGACCTCTTGCGACCATAAAATGTCGGAGGAAGAAGTTGCAGCTTACAAAGTAGCCCATCAAAAATGGCAACAGGAACGAATCGAAAAACTAAAGGCCCCCAACGGCTATGTCAACCTTGCAGGCCTTTACATCCTTAACAAGGGCTTGTCTACCTTTGGGTCAGATTCGTCCAACAAGATTGTATTTCCTGAAAAAGCACCCGCTTTTTTAGGCAAGCTGCGAGTGACTAATACCAAATCTGTACTATATGAGGCCCCTTCTGAGCCTGTGGTCATGATGAAAGAAGAGGGAAAAGACTCAATATGGGAAGCCCCAGCCCTACAGTTGGTTTATGACGACTCTATGCATATGAGTCTGCAAATGAGCCACGAGGCGCTTACCTGGTTTGTCATTAAAAGAGGTGATGAGCTGGCAGTGCGCCTTCGGGATTTTGAAAACCCAAAATTAGACTCTCTTCAATCGATCGATTCCTACCCTGTGGATGTAAATTGGGTGATCACCGCTGAATTTGAGCCGTACGATCCCCCTAAAGTGCTGAAAATCCAAAACATCCTTGGCATCACTTATGACCAGCCAAGCCCGGGCAGGCTTGTGTTTGAAAAAGATGGCGAGGAGTATGCGCTCGACGTGACAGAAGAGGGTGATGAGTTTTTTGTGACATATGCTGATGAAACAACGGGAGAAGAAACGTACGGAGGTGGCCGCTATATGTATACTACAAAACCAAACAGCAGTGGGGAAGTGGTGATGGACTTTAACAAGGGGTACAATCCACCCTGCGTGTACACACCTTTTGCAACTTGTCCGCTTCCTCCCCCTCAAAACAAGTTGAAGGTGGCAATATTGGCCGGGGAAAAATTTGCCAGCCACTATTGA
- a CDS encoding SLC13 family permease has translation MESKSLASKIGLVLGPVLFIIFQFIVQPEGMSESGRSVLACTLWVATWWTTEAIPMAATSLLPIVILPLTGGAKIDTVTAAYGNKILFLYMGGFIIAIAMEKWNLHKRIALTIISWVGTNSRGIVLGFIIATAFLSMWISNTATSLMMVTIGIALISQLGGIIDKSDMPDKVKLKASLGKALMLSIAYAASIGGMGTLIGTPTNVVFSAIAQQLFDVEISFALWMAFAMPLVVVLLTILWWYMVRVAYPLPKKPLAGGRKQIEDDLKELGKMSWEEKAVFAVFTLTAFSWITSSFLLKKFLPGLDDTIIAMSGALALFLVPAKSEVNKMVMDWESAVKLPWGIIVLFGGGLALAAGFQESGLAEWIGQQMSLLEGVNLLLLIFIIALMLNFLTEVTSNVATASIMLPILAALSQSIGVHPFGPMIAATLAASCAFMLPIATPPNAIVFSFGHVEMKDMIRKGFALNLASTVLITLSVYFLMELVLGIDLSVNPF, from the coding sequence ATGGAAAGCAAATCGCTGGCTTCTAAAATTGGACTCGTGCTGGGGCCAGTCCTTTTCATTATCTTCCAGTTTATAGTACAGCCCGAAGGGATGAGCGAATCAGGCCGGTCGGTTTTGGCCTGCACACTCTGGGTAGCTACGTGGTGGACAACCGAAGCCATTCCCATGGCTGCCACTTCATTATTGCCGATTGTGATACTGCCGTTAACTGGCGGCGCCAAAATCGACACAGTAACAGCCGCTTATGGCAATAAAATTTTATTCCTCTACATGGGAGGCTTTATTATCGCCATTGCCATGGAGAAGTGGAACCTGCACAAAAGAATCGCTCTCACCATTATTTCATGGGTGGGCACCAACAGCCGGGGTATCGTGCTGGGCTTCATCATCGCTACGGCGTTTCTTTCCATGTGGATTTCAAACACAGCCACTTCACTCATGATGGTGACGATTGGCATAGCGTTGATCAGTCAGCTTGGAGGCATTATCGACAAGAGTGACATGCCCGACAAAGTGAAGCTCAAGGCAAGTTTAGGGAAGGCGCTCATGCTCAGCATTGCCTATGCGGCTTCCATTGGAGGCATGGGAACACTGATAGGCACGCCTACCAACGTAGTCTTCTCCGCCATCGCTCAGCAGCTTTTCGATGTCGAAATATCCTTTGCTCTTTGGATGGCTTTTGCGATGCCTCTTGTTGTCGTTCTGTTAACAATCCTCTGGTGGTATATGGTGAGGGTGGCCTACCCTCTGCCAAAAAAGCCCCTTGCAGGAGGCAGGAAGCAAATCGAGGACGACCTGAAAGAACTGGGCAAAATGAGCTGGGAAGAAAAAGCCGTCTTTGCTGTCTTTACCCTAACTGCCTTTTCCTGGATAACCAGCTCATTCCTTCTCAAAAAATTCCTTCCTGGTCTTGACGATACCATCATTGCCATGAGCGGTGCATTGGCTTTGTTTCTGGTGCCTGCTAAAAGTGAAGTGAACAAAATGGTCATGGACTGGGAGTCGGCGGTGAAGCTCCCCTGGGGGATAATTGTTCTGTTCGGTGGCGGGCTGGCATTGGCAGCTGGCTTTCAGGAGTCTGGCCTGGCTGAATGGATTGGCCAGCAAATGTCGTTGCTCGAAGGTGTTAACCTCCTGCTTCTTATTTTCATAATCGCCCTTATGCTCAACTTCTTAACCGAGGTCACTTCCAATGTAGCCACGGCTTCTATCATGCTGCCGATTTTGGCTGCCCTTTCTCAGTCGATTGGCGTGCATCCGTTTGGGCCAATGATCGCCGCTACACTCGCTGCCTCCTGCGCTTTTATGCTACCAATTGCCACTCCGCCAAATGCCATTGTATTTAGTTTTGGTCATGTGGAAATGAAAGATATGATTCGAAAAGGCTTTGCACTGAACCTCGCCAGCACGGTGCTGATCACGCTTTCGGTCTATTTTTTGATGGAGCTGGTGCTCGGTATCGACTTGTCAGTGAACCCGTTTTAG
- the dusB gene encoding tRNA dihydrouridine synthase DusB yields the protein MVKIGNIELGEFPLLLAPMEDVSDPPFRAVCKDNGADLMYTEFISSEGLIRDAIKSRKKLDIFPYEKPIGIQIFGGDEEAMAMSARIVDATQPDILDINYGCPVKKVVCKGAGAGVLRDIPLMVRLTQAVVKSTSLPVTVKTRLGWDDSSINIEEVAERLQDVGIKALSIHGRTRAQLYKGEADWTLIRKVKENPRIQIPIFGNGDIDTPEKALEYKNQYGVDGIMIGRAAIGYPWIFNEIKHFMKTGEKLAAPSMKQRIEVARKHLKFSVEWKGEKTGILEMRRHYTSYFRNIPNIKPYRQKLVEFEAYEQVDELLCEMEQEFMNAFVEA from the coding sequence GTGGTAAAAATAGGTAACATAGAACTGGGAGAATTCCCGCTTTTGCTCGCACCCATGGAGGATGTAAGTGATCCTCCGTTCCGTGCAGTGTGCAAAGACAACGGCGCCGACCTGATGTACACCGAGTTTATCAGCAGCGAAGGCCTCATCCGTGACGCCATAAAAAGCCGCAAGAAGCTCGATATTTTTCCTTACGAAAAACCCATTGGTATTCAGATTTTTGGTGGTGACGAGGAGGCCATGGCTATGTCGGCGAGAATAGTGGATGCCACACAGCCCGATATTTTGGATATCAACTACGGTTGCCCGGTGAAGAAAGTGGTCTGCAAAGGTGCGGGTGCCGGGGTGCTGCGGGATATTCCGTTGATGGTCAGGCTGACTCAGGCAGTGGTGAAGTCTACAAGCTTGCCAGTGACAGTAAAAACCAGGCTTGGCTGGGACGACAGTAGCATCAACATAGAAGAGGTGGCAGAACGACTTCAGGATGTGGGGATCAAAGCCCTGAGCATACATGGCCGAACCAGAGCGCAGCTTTACAAGGGTGAAGCCGACTGGACGCTGATCAGAAAGGTGAAGGAAAACCCCAGGATACAGATACCGATCTTTGGCAATGGCGACATTGACACTCCGGAAAAGGCGCTTGAATACAAGAACCAGTATGGAGTGGACGGCATCATGATAGGAAGGGCAGCAATAGGCTATCCATGGATTTTTAATGAGATCAAACATTTCATGAAAACCGGAGAAAAGCTGGCAGCGCCGAGCATGAAGCAAAGAATAGAGGTGGCCAGAAAGCACCTTAAGTTCTCTGTTGAATGGAAAGGTGAGAAGACAGGCATCCTGGAAATGCGCAGGCACTACACCAGTTATTTTAGAAATATCCCCAACATAAAGCCCTACAGGCAAAAGCTGGTAGAGTTCGAAGCCTATGAACAGGTTGATGAACTGCTTTGTGAAATGGAGCAGGAATTCATGAACGCTTTCGTGGAGGCATAG
- a CDS encoding DUF2141 domain-containing protein, which yields MIVVVVSLLLNWLQSDSSGTLTVEIKGIKNVKGDIRVALYDLKENFLTDQLYKGKVEKVSGESARVQFTSLPFGSYAISVFHDENENGKLDTGLFGIPKEPYGFGNDSMGVLGPPDFEEASVTFQAKTATHSISLR from the coding sequence GTGATAGTCGTAGTTGTAAGCCTTCTTTTGAATTGGCTCCAAAGTGATTCATCAGGTACTCTTACTGTGGAGATCAAAGGAATAAAAAACGTAAAGGGCGACATTCGTGTGGCCCTTTACGATTTAAAAGAGAATTTTCTTACGGATCAGCTTTACAAAGGCAAGGTAGAAAAGGTAAGCGGAGAGTCGGCCCGGGTGCAATTCACAAGTCTTCCCTTCGGCTCTTATGCCATTAGTGTGTTTCACGACGAGAATGAAAACGGCAAGCTTGACACTGGCCTTTTCGGCATACCAAAAGAACCTTATGGTTTTGGAAATGATTCCATGGGGGTACTTGGCCCCCCTGATTTCGAAGAAGCTTCAGTTACCTTTCAAGCAAAGACTGCCACCCACAGCATCTCGCTTCGATAA
- a CDS encoding CPBP family intramembrane glutamic endopeptidase: protein MQKYNSFLEIRDLKGPGLGLLQLVLFCFGGMIVFQIISVLPLMLLFNTGFEETMRLMTDMGDPRSKVALYTTQAVGSLGAFILVPLLYVKLYQSTKVSTYFSVDTRYWQPLTYAILITFCFMVVNSLFIEWNINLKFPEFMSGFEQWAQTNEEQRKVITEYLTDFSGFGELLVALFVVAIIPGIGEELLFRGLIQTRLQQLVRNPHAAIWISALFFSAFHVQFYGFVPRLFLGALFGYIFYWSGSLVLAMLAHFFNNGFSLVMLYLYKNDLVDFNIDDTETVPLETVGFFFIIGAALTYLFIKFHRNLENADG, encoded by the coding sequence ATGCAAAAGTACAATAGTTTCCTTGAAATCAGAGATTTGAAGGGGCCGGGGCTTGGCCTGCTTCAGCTGGTTTTATTTTGTTTTGGTGGAATGATCGTGTTTCAGATAATTTCCGTGTTGCCGCTGATGCTGCTTTTTAATACGGGGTTTGAAGAAACAATGAGGCTCATGACGGACATGGGCGACCCACGATCCAAAGTGGCGCTGTACACCACCCAGGCTGTGGGGTCGCTCGGAGCGTTTATTCTGGTGCCGTTGCTCTACGTCAAACTCTATCAAAGCACAAAAGTAAGCACCTATTTTTCCGTTGACACCCGCTATTGGCAGCCATTAACCTATGCCATCCTGATCACTTTCTGTTTCATGGTTGTCAACAGTCTTTTTATAGAATGGAACATCAACCTGAAGTTTCCGGAGTTTATGAGTGGCTTTGAGCAATGGGCGCAGACGAATGAGGAACAACGTAAAGTGATTACCGAATACCTGACCGACTTCTCTGGCTTTGGCGAACTACTGGTTGCTTTGTTTGTAGTCGCCATTATACCCGGCATTGGTGAAGAGCTTCTTTTCAGAGGGCTTATTCAAACCAGGCTTCAGCAACTGGTTCGAAACCCGCATGCGGCTATTTGGATCAGTGCTTTGTTCTTCAGTGCCTTCCACGTTCAATTCTATGGATTTGTGCCAAGGCTGTTCTTGGGGGCACTTTTTGGCTATATTTTCTACTGGTCGGGCAGCCTGGTGCTAGCTATGCTGGCGCACTTCTTCAACAATGGCTTCAGCCTGGTGATGCTTTACCTTTACAAAAATGACCTGGTCGACTTCAACATCGACGATACAGAGACGGTGCCTTTGGAAACAGTAGGGTTTTTCTTTATTATTGGTGCTGCCCTCACTTACCTCTTTATTAAGTTTCACAGGAACCTGGAAAACGCTGATGGATAA
- a CDS encoding Glu/Leu/Phe/Val family dehydrogenase, producing MAYIEPAPIKDKENPFESMMSRFDIAAKCLGLDDEVYNVLKSPVKQVIVNLPITMDDGSVQVFEGYRVIHSNILGPSKGGIRYDMDVHLDEVKALAAWMTWKCAVVDIPYGGAKGGIICNPRNMSPGEIERLTRAYTGALVEIFGPDRDIPAPDMGTGPREMAWLMDEYSRAQGMTVNAVVTGKPLVLGGSLGRTEATGRGVMITALAAMEKLKINPYHAKVAVQGFGNVGSWAATLLEERGASVVAVSDISGAYYNDSGIDINKAIEYRNANNGSLEGFKGAEKIAGDDLLTLNLDVLVPAAKEDVITVHNADQIKAKLIVEGANGPTSAKADALLNDKGIMAVPDILANAGGVTVSYFEWVQNRLGYKWTADRVSRRSDRIMKDAFNNVFKTSQEYNVSLRIAAYIVAIDKVAKTYKFRGRF from the coding sequence ATGGCTTACATAGAACCGGCACCGATAAAGGACAAAGAAAATCCTTTCGAATCGATGATGTCCAGGTTTGACATTGCAGCAAAATGTCTTGGACTGGATGATGAGGTGTACAACGTGCTGAAGTCGCCTGTTAAGCAGGTAATAGTGAACCTTCCTATTACCATGGATGATGGCAGCGTACAAGTGTTTGAAGGCTATCGGGTAATTCACTCCAACATTCTTGGCCCTTCTAAAGGTGGCATCCGCTACGACATGGACGTTCACCTGGATGAAGTAAAAGCATTGGCCGCCTGGATGACGTGGAAATGCGCCGTGGTGGACATTCCCTATGGTGGTGCCAAAGGCGGTATCATCTGTAATCCACGCAATATGTCGCCGGGCGAAATCGAACGGTTGACCAGGGCCTATACAGGTGCCCTTGTCGAAATCTTCGGGCCTGACAGAGACATTCCCGCCCCCGATATGGGTACGGGCCCTCGTGAAATGGCCTGGTTGATGGACGAATACTCCCGTGCTCAGGGCATGACTGTGAATGCGGTTGTTACAGGCAAGCCCCTGGTTTTGGGCGGTTCTTTGGGCCGTACTGAGGCTACAGGTCGTGGGGTAATGATTACTGCGCTGGCGGCAATGGAGAAATTGAAAATTAATCCTTACCATGCGAAAGTGGCTGTTCAAGGGTTTGGTAACGTAGGATCATGGGCCGCTACACTTCTGGAAGAAAGAGGTGCCTCGGTCGTTGCTGTGAGCGATATTTCCGGAGCCTACTACAACGACAGCGGAATTGACATTAACAAAGCCATAGAGTATCGGAATGCCAATAACGGCTCACTTGAGGGCTTTAAAGGTGCCGAAAAAATTGCGGGCGATGATCTGCTCACCCTTAACCTCGACGTTTTGGTGCCGGCAGCAAAAGAAGATGTGATTACCGTGCACAACGCAGACCAGATAAAGGCGAAGCTGATTGTGGAAGGCGCCAATGGGCCAACTTCAGCCAAAGCCGATGCTTTGCTGAACGACAAGGGCATCATGGCTGTGCCTGACATCCTGGCCAACGCTGGCGGGGTAACTGTATCCTACTTCGAGTGGGTACAAAACCGCCTTGGTTATAAGTGGACTGCAGACAGGGTGAGCCGGCGGTCTGACCGGATCATGAAGGATGCGTTCAACAACGTGTTCAAAACCTCTCAGGAGTATAATGTTTCTTTAAGGATTGCCGCTTATATTGTAGCCATCGATAAAGTAGCTAAAACTTATAAATTCAGAGGTAGATTTTAG
- a CDS encoding putative signal transducing protein, giving the protein MDNWQKVFTNNQQHKAEIVKAVLEENDISAVVVSKKDSLYQLGNYEVYVSSENVLSAVKMINDDIHFE; this is encoded by the coding sequence ATGGATAACTGGCAAAAGGTGTTTACTAATAACCAACAGCACAAAGCAGAGATTGTGAAGGCAGTACTAGAGGAAAATGATATTTCCGCTGTGGTAGTTAGCAAAAAAGATTCTCTCTATCAGTTGGGCAACTATGAGGTGTATGTTTCATCTGAGAATGTCCTCAGCGCTGTGAAAATGATCAACGATGACATCCATTTTGAATAG
- a CDS encoding phosphatidate cytidylyltransferase, producing MTSILNRFNNLTQRIIAAVIGAPILLFLIIYSPYTYFAIFFILTLLTQMEFYNLVRLHGILPLRFLGCFIGAIIFCLTFFVETGEIDGKYAFLIFPLLATIFFIKLYKKNEKNPFTNIGFTFLGIIYVAVPFALLNFIAFSRGEYHWEIIVGLLLILWASDTGAYFAGVNFGKTKLFERVSPKKSWEGSVGGALTSLAMAYGLSMYFTVLPLWEWLSVSVIIIVAGTYGDLVESLFKRSMEIKDSGKSIPGHGGFLDRFDGLLLSVPFIIVFLRLL from the coding sequence ATGACATCCATTTTGAATAGGTTCAACAACCTAACCCAAAGAATTATCGCAGCAGTTATAGGAGCCCCTATCTTGCTCTTTCTGATTATTTACAGCCCCTACACGTATTTTGCCATTTTTTTTATCCTGACTCTTCTTACCCAAATGGAGTTTTACAACCTCGTGCGGCTTCATGGCATTTTGCCGCTGCGCTTCCTGGGTTGCTTTATAGGGGCGATTATATTTTGTCTCACCTTCTTTGTGGAAACAGGAGAGATTGACGGTAAATACGCCTTTCTTATTTTTCCTTTGCTGGCCACCATCTTTTTTATCAAGCTCTACAAGAAAAACGAAAAGAACCCATTTACCAACATTGGTTTTACCTTTCTGGGGATCATTTACGTAGCCGTGCCTTTTGCTCTCCTTAACTTTATTGCCTTCTCGAGGGGCGAATATCATTGGGAGATAATAGTCGGATTGCTACTAATACTTTGGGCAAGCGACACCGGTGCCTACTTTGCCGGAGTCAATTTTGGCAAAACCAAACTTTTCGAAAGAGTGTCTCCAAAGAAGTCCTGGGAAGGAAGTGTGGGAGGGGCCCTGACCTCCCTGGCAATGGCCTATGGCCTTTCCATGTACTTTACTGTGTTGCCTCTCTGGGAATGGCTGTCAGTCTCCGTTATCATCATTGTGGCTGGAACCTATGGTGACCTCGTAGAATCTCTTTTCAAAAGAAGCATGGAGATAAAAGATTCAGGCAAAAGTATTCCAGGGCATGGCGGGTTTTTGGATCGTTTTGATGGATTGTTGCTATCCGTGCCTTTTATTATCGTTTTTCTAAGGCTTCTCTGA
- a CDS encoding DMT family transporter: MSDKALAWLLLITLSFIWGSSFILIKRGLEVYSPLELGALRIVTAGLFLLPVAVSRIGKLSKRNWQILLLAGFVGSFGPAFLFALAQTHLDSGLAGSLNALTPLFTILIGSWFFSSTFTRRNAIGIAIGFVGTVLLIFAGSDDGISGFNFYALFVVLATIMYATNLNIIKAYLADLKPLTITSVSLLMVLPLALVILASATDFSTKIIYTKGAWEALGYISILGVVGTAIALIIFNKTVQISTPLFTSSVTYIIPLIAVIWGLLDGERLLVTHYISMALILVGVFIGNRR, translated from the coding sequence ATGAGTGACAAAGCACTCGCATGGCTTTTACTGATTACACTTTCTTTCATTTGGGGTAGCAGTTTTATTCTGATCAAAAGGGGGCTCGAAGTCTATTCTCCATTGGAACTTGGTGCCCTTCGTATAGTGACAGCGGGCTTGTTCCTTCTGCCGGTGGCAGTAAGCCGGATTGGTAAACTTTCGAAGCGGAACTGGCAGATTCTTCTTCTTGCTGGTTTTGTAGGAAGCTTCGGGCCGGCTTTTTTGTTTGCCCTCGCACAAACGCATCTCGATAGCGGGCTGGCAGGGTCGCTCAACGCACTTACCCCTCTTTTCACCATTTTGATAGGGAGCTGGTTTTTTAGTTCCACTTTCACCAGAAGGAATGCTATTGGCATTGCCATTGGCTTTGTGGGTACAGTACTTTTGATATTTGCCGGGAGCGATGACGGTATCTCAGGCTTCAATTTTTATGCGCTGTTTGTAGTGCTTGCTACCATCATGTATGCTACCAACCTGAACATCATCAAGGCGTATCTCGCAGACCTGAAGCCGTTGACAATTACCAGTGTTTCGCTGCTTATGGTGCTGCCTCTCGCACTGGTTATTCTGGCAAGCGCCACCGACTTCAGCACAAAAATCATTTATACAAAAGGAGCCTGGGAGGCCCTCGGCTATATAAGTATTCTGGGCGTTGTCGGGACAGCGATAGCGTTAATCATATTCAATAAAACAGTGCAGATTTCAACACCCCTGTTCACCAGTTCTGTTACTTATATCATACCACTCATTGCCGTGATATGGGGTCTTCTGGACGGCGAAAGATTGCTTGTCACCCACTATATAAGCATGGCGCTTATTCTTGTGGGTGTTTTTATTGGCAACAGGAGGTAG